One window of Pieris rapae chromosome 14, ilPieRapa1.1, whole genome shotgun sequence genomic DNA carries:
- the LOC110992365 gene encoding condensin complex subunit 1: MSSFKFSIPLQKDELLECHAGQYHVEDVVSPRLLLSKFQDAARAYNSQGVDYILEYFDIYFSILVHGTKLEWNIINKGYDHILRTVKNLSSYLEPILQERDLDSEVRTKNLNIVKMTIYLFTQIMKTKDTKVAADNSTKLTLGKKGKKTSESDEISCWTENDKMIALVTLHQILQQPLPRLWDPPLAEQDFVSMVVEPCYIIIEDQAIKNKTLRETVFQILGTLIKKYNHGTACIIKLVQVLQMYEHAVSPVCAGVVQLTKDFGLGTFAPQMVREIAEALASSEEENSAGTEQGAAKNCGSFLLELTKELPKEMTGAMATVQPYLESDESYTLRISILGMMCEILVMELKGEGLTDEQRIQRDDLLDDLFEHLHDQSAYVRHKVLQYWSRLQKESCVPVTRQHVVLERTVGRLRDKAALVRKAAIQLVKIFLECNPFSAQLKLDSLEEQLAAETKILESLQKKLNPDPDPELVKKWDEMEKDVVKTIKEKMNLLTQDEMELSQSTLDNLYRAIRASLREENYYKAYLIVKHVERQHPEAKFLRCSLPKSDQLEYFVALLRNMYVTPEKSYAVSEGENEMALLKRTEEKESIVAFLQESVRFCRLIAEAVPLIDALLTSKQAGDVNEAIDFFTAAHHFHVEAAKVGISNMLVLVWSRDQEKREAVERAYREMYLECESRAERARAFTVAKNLVSLLWIVDRDSALALQHLVEKWVTRGDISPAVIQVFWEMFLKKIDGTTDSDGYAALSLLVMIAKAKPSVAVANLELIRSHGLAGDYDSRDLSAQLLTSLAKKDRRYPADDPIFAALRDSLVEAFTKFEDFVSFAANAVDFVYAVCDTPDVVSSELLAEMYTRIEEKTIDAEDDSADVPAELLSRFVFVLGHVALQQLIHLDISVYSELRRRNQVREERKAEEKRKKAATPARRGRAQDLRRQTLMNASNASASSRGVRTPSVGSGARQTADGTMTEEEALEGAVADDADAEYVRAVCERDVVGPGAALARYAPLLRHALTAPGAPQRLQVAAALAYTRYMLVSSAVCEEGLQLTVTMLKRCRGVAVRNNLTIAFADLTLRFPNLTQPWTPHVYRILSDEEPEVRRCAVKMLCFLVLHEMVRVKGQIADMALCCADPDRRVADMTRLFFKQLSLKGNALYNVMPDIISRLSDPELNVAEDKYRVIMRYITSLIQKDRQTEALVEKLCQRFKMATDERQWRDLAFCLSLFTYNERALKKLIENLDCYRDKLHCAGVVESFNTLMSNASKMAKNEIKALVTELGDKIEDCFAVTENDEEQRNEKQSDEGERPAPKATPRRRPAPRRARTRSLSPDENEAPNAAATPVGVRKSARKPRAAQRKTDDCESDESDDDDFQKKEVFKKPSTRKGTRRRI; this comes from the exons ATGAGTTCCTTTAAGTTTAGTATACCATTGCAAAAGGACGAGTTATTAGAATGTCATGCAGGACAATATCACGTTGAAGATGTCGTTTCACCAAGACTACTTTTATCGAAATTTCAAG ATGCTGCTCGAGCTTACAACTCCCAGGGTGTTGATTATATACttgaatattttgatatatactTCTCAATATTGGTTCATGGTACAAAACTAGAGTggaatatcataaataaag GTTATGATCATATTCTGAGaactgttaaaaatttatctagCTACCTAGAACCTATACTGCAAGAAAGAGATCTTGACAGTGAAGTCCGTACTAAAAAcctaaatattgttaaaatgacaatttatttattcactcaAATTATGAAAACAAAGGATACCAAAGTAGCAGCTGAT AATTCAACAAAGTTGACATTGGGAAAGAAAGGCAAGAAAACATCAGAAAGTGATGAAATCAGTTGTTGGAcagaaaatgataaaatgaTTGCACTTGTTACATTGCACCAAATTCTACAACAACCACTACCACGCCTTTGGGACCCACCTCTAGCTGAACAAGATTTTGTATC aatgGTTGTTGAGCCATGCTACATTATAATAGAAGATCAggcaataaaaaacaaaacattgagAGAAACTGTATTTCAAATACTCggaactttaattaaaaagtataaccATGGTACAGCATGTATTATTAAGTTGGTGCAG GTACTACAGATGTATGAACATGCAGTGTCCCCGGTGTGTGCAGGTGTGGTGCAGTTAACCAAAGACTTTGGCCTGGGAACATTCGCTCCTCAAATg GTTCGTGAAATAGCAGAAGCGTTAGCATCCTCGGAGGAAGAAAACAGCGCAGGCACAGAACAAGGAGCGGCCAAGAACTGCGGATCCTTCCTCTTGGAACTCACCAAGGAGCTTCCGAAAGAGATGACCGGCGCCATGGCCACCGTTCAACCTTACTTGGAAAGCGACGAG TCGTACACATTGAGGATAAGTATCCTGGGGATGATGTGCGAGATATTAGTGATGGAGTTGAAAGGAGAAGGCCTCACCGACGAACAGAGAATACAAAGAGATGACCTTCTCGATGACTTGTTTGAGCACCTGCACGACCAGTCTGCGTACGTGCGACATAAG GTTCTCCAATACTGGTCTCGTTTGCAAAAGGAGAGTTGTGTGCCCGTCACCAGACAACACGTCGTATTGGAGCGAACGGTCGGAAGACTGCGAGATAAGGCGGCTCTCGTCAGGAAAGCTGCCATTCAGCTAGTCAAG ATCTTTCTAGAGTGTAATCCGTTTTCGGCTCAACTCAAGTTGGACTCGCTCGAGGAGCAGCTCGCCGCGGAGACCAAGATTCTTGAAAGTCTTCAAAAGAAGCTAAATCCGGATCCGGACCCGGAACTCGTGAAAAAGTGGGATGAAATGGAGAAAGATGTCGTGAAAacgattaaagaaaaaatgaatttattgaccCAAGACGAAATGGAGTTGTCGCAGTCCACCTTAGACAATTTGTATCGCGCCATTCGAGCCAGTTTAAGGGAAGAGAACTATTATAAAGCGTATTTAATAGTGAAGCACGTCGAACGACAACATCCCGAAGCCAAGTTCCTGAGATGCAGTCTGCCCAAGAGCGACCAG CTGGAATACTTCGTAGCCCTGTTGCGGAATATGTACGTGACGCCGGAGAAAAGCTATGCGGTTTCCGAAGGCGAAAACGAGATGGCGCTGCTGAAGCGCACGGAGGAGAAGGAGAGCATCGTCGCGTTTCTTCAAGAGTCTGTGCGCTTCTGCAGACTCATCGCCGAAGCCGTTCCTCTGATCGACGCCCTGCTGACCTCGAAGCAGGCGGGAGACGTCAACGAGGCCATCGACTTCTTCACGGCCGCTCATCACTTCCACGTCGAGGCGGCCAAAGTCGGCATTTCCAACATGCTCGTCCTCGTGTGGTCTCGAGATCAG GAGAAACGGGAAGCCGTGGAGCGGGCCTATCGGGAGATGTACTTGGAGTGCGAGAGCAGAGCGGAACGAGCCCGAGCCTTCACCGTCGCCAAGAACCTGGTTTCCCTGCTTTGGATAGTCGACCGAGACTCGGCGCTGGCTCTGCAACATTTGGTGGAGAAGTGGGTGACCAGGGGAGATATTTCGCCCGCCGTCATTCAG GTGTTCTGGGAAATGTTTCTGAAAAAAATCGACGGCACCACCGATTCGGACGGATATGCGGCCCTGTCCCTGCTGGTCATGATCGCCAAGGCCAAACCTTCCGTGGCGGTCGCCAACTTGGAGCTCATTCGGTCTCACGGCCTCGCAGGAGACTACGACTCGCGGGATCTGAGCGCTCAGCTCCTGACGTCTCTGGCGAAGAAGGACCGGAGGTACCCCGCCGACGACCCGATCTTCGCGGCCCTCCGCGACAGCCTCGTGGAAGCGTTTACGAAGTTCGAAGACTTCGTGTCGTTCGCCGCGAACGCGGTCGACTTCGTCTACGCCGTGTGCGACACTCCCGACGTCGTCTCCTCCGAGCTGTTGGCGGAGATGTACACGCGTATCGAAGAGAAGACGATCGACGCGGAGGACGACTCGGCCGACGTCCCCGCGGAGTTGCTGTCGAGGTTCGTCTTCGTGCTGGGCCACGTGGCGCTGCAGCAGCTCATACACCTCGACATTTCGGTGTACAGCGAACTGAGGCGACGCAACCAG GTTCGAGAGGAGCGGAAAGCGGAGGAGAAGAGAAAGAAAGCCGCCACTCCCGCCCGGCGAGGCAGAGCGCAGGACCTGCGACGCCAGACTCTCATGAACGCCAGCAACGCCAGCGCGTCTTCCAGGGGCGTGCGCACCCCGAGCGTCGGATCCGGAGCTCGGCAGACG GCCGACGGCACGATGACGGAGGAGGAGGCGCTGGAGGGCGCCGTGGCGGACGACGCCGACGCCGAGTACGTGAGGGCCGTCTGCGAGAGAGACGTCGTGGGGCCGGGTGCCGCCCTCGCCCGCTACGCGCCGCTTCTGCGCCACGCCCTGACCGCGCCCGGCGCACCGCAGCGGCTGCAGGTCGCGGCCGCTCTCGCCTACACCAG GTACATGCTGGTGTCGAGCGCCGTGTGCGAGGAGGGCCTGCAGCTGACGGTGACGATGCTGAAGCGGTGCCGCGGCGTCGCCGTCCGGAACAACCTCACGATCGCCTTCGCCGACCTCACTCTCCGGTTCCCGAACCTCACTCAGCCGTGGACTCCGCACGTCTACCGCAT TCTGAGCGACGAGGAGCCGGAGGTTCGCCGGTGTGCCGTCAAGATGCTGTGCTTCCTCGTGCTCCACGAGATGGTGCGCGTGAAGGGGCAGATCGCGGACATGGCGCTCTGCTGCGCCGACCCCGACCGGCGAGTGGCCGACATGACCAGGCTCTTCTTCAAGCAGCTCTCGCTCAAAGGGAACGCGCTCTACAACGTGATGCCGGACATCATTTCGAGGCTCAGCGATCCCGAGCTGAACGTCGCGGAAGACAAATACCGGGTCATCATGAG GTACATAACCTCCCTCATTCAGAAGGATCGTCAGACGGAGGCGCTCGTGGAGAAGCTCTGCCAAAGATTCAAAATGGCAACGGACGAGCGCCAATGGAGGGACCTCGCCTTCTGTCTGTCTCTGTTCACCTACAACGAGAGGGCGCTCAAGAAGCTCATCGAGAACCTCGACTGCTACAGAGACAAGCTGCACTGCGCCGGAGTCGTGGAATCCTTCAACACGCTCATGAGCAACGCCTCCAAGATGgccaaaaatgaaataaag GCCTTAGTCACGGAACTGGGGGACAAAATCGAGGACTGCTTCGCGGTGACGGAGAACGACGAGGAGCAGAGAAACGAGAAACAGTCGGACGAAGGCGAACGCCCCGCCCCTAAAGCCACGCCCCGAAGGAGACCCGCGCCGAGGAGAGCGCGGACCCGGTCGCTCAGCCCCGACGAGAACGAAGCCCCGAACGCGGCCGCGACGCCGGTCGGCGTCCGGAAGTCGGCCCGGAAACCCAGAGCCGCTCAGAGGAAGACCGACGACTGCGAGTCCGACGAGTCAG ATGATGATGATTTCCAGAAAAAAGAAGTCTTCAAAAAACCCTCCACGAGGAAGGGCACCCGGCGGAGAATTTAA
- the LOC110992346 gene encoding lysosomal-associated transmembrane protein 4A, whose amino-acid sequence MLRFRNKMGTEHSKEWRCLMCLHVRTGTMLLGSWHLVLHLLALGFLAAVVRDPALIQDFEQEQESFVDWRDVGSPLPTALPNIESPSSAYSQYAIKSKERSFIYHDIDVGALVTVCTLAITLMLIYGAARGKPAHILPFFCLQIFDFAITVLTGMGYLCYVRSVDQLVREARRVPWRAQLLSLPVPALAFVILCSFLVAIFIKAYFINMVWRCYKYLTMRSHALSGLTPFVISGEGLASPSGPAPAPLYSSLLPDYDEAVKQTPPPSYLAATLMAQVDAPRALATPPASDTVVVLPQSGTHAPV is encoded by the exons ATGCTGAGATTTCGGAATAAGATGGGAACAGAGCATAGCAAAGAATGGCGTTGCCTAATGTGCTTACATGTTCGCACTGGAACTATGCTCCTTGGTTCATGGcatttg GTACTGCATTTACTAGCTTTAGGGTTTTTGGCTGCTGTGGTGAGGGATCCAGCATTAATACAAGATTTTGAACAGGAGCAGGAATCTTTTGTTGACTGGCGTGATGTAGGATCCCCTTTACCTACTGCATTGCCCAACATTGAATCACCATCCAGTGCCTATTCTCAATATGCAATTAAATCAAAGGAGCGGAGTTTCATTTACC ATGATATAGATGTGGGTGCCCTTGTAACTGTGTGCACTCTGGCCATCACACTGATGCTGATCTATGGAGCTGCACGAGGGAAACCTGCACACATCCTGCCTTTCTTCTGTCTtcagatttttgattttgctATCACAGT GTTGACGGGCATGGGGTACCTCTGTTACGTGCGCTCCGTCGACCAGCTCGTGCGAGAGGCCCGCCGCGTGCCCTGGCGCGCCCAACTGCTGTCTCTGCCCGTGCCGGCCTTAGCCTTCGTCATTCTGTGCTCGTTCCTCGTCGCAATCTTCATCAAG GCGTACTTCATCAACATGGTGTGGCGATGCTATAAGTACTTGACGATGCGCTCGCACGCCCTGAGCGGCCTGACCCCGTTCGTGATCTCTGGCGAGGGGTTGGCGAGCCCCTCGGGCCCCGCGCCGGCCCCGCTTTACTCGAGCCTGCTGCCCGACTACGACGAGGCCGTCAAGCAAACGCCGCCGCCCTCGTACCTCGCCGCCACCCTCATGGCGCAGGTCGACGCGCCTCGAGCACTTGCGACCCCTCCGGCCTCCGACACCGTCGTGGTGCTGCCCCAGTCGGGGACGCACGCCCCGGTCTAG